From the Oscillospiraceae bacterium genome, one window contains:
- a CDS encoding response regulator transcription factor has translation MSALIYIVEDDENIREMIAMALTSFAYNVKAFDNAEDAITATQETIPDLFIFDVMLPGMSGIDATQTLRNTPQTQDVPILLLTAKSTEFDKVTGFNYGADDYVTKPFGVMELGARIRALLRRSSKALSTVTTTTVAGDLQLNHSTREVTQKNMTLTLTYKEYELLAMLVRLRDRIVPREELLNAIWGDDFFGESRTLDIHIRTLRQKLGDDADNPRYIKTHRSVGYRFIGE, from the coding sequence ATGAGTGCATTGATTTATATCGTTGAAGACGACGAGAATATCCGCGAAATGATCGCTATGGCCTTGACATCGTTTGCCTACAACGTCAAGGCGTTCGACAATGCCGAAGATGCCATCACAGCAACGCAAGAAACGATACCCGACTTGTTTATCTTCGATGTCATGCTGCCCGGTATGAGCGGCATTGATGCCACGCAAACCCTGCGCAATACACCGCAAACGCAGGATGTCCCAATCCTCCTCTTAACTGCCAAAAGCACCGAGTTTGATAAAGTAACAGGCTTCAATTACGGTGCTGATGACTACGTCACTAAGCCGTTCGGCGTCATGGAGCTCGGCGCACGGATACGGGCATTGTTACGGCGGTCGAGCAAGGCATTGTCAACGGTAACAACAACGACTGTGGCGGGTGACTTACAGCTCAACCACAGCACACGCGAAGTCACACAGAAAAATATGACGCTGACGCTGACGTATAAAGAATATGAACTGCTTGCCATGCTGGTGCGCTTGCGCGACCGCATTGTGCCGCGCGAAGAACTGCTCAATGCCATTTGGGGTGACGATTTCTTCGGCGAATCGCGCACACTGGACATCCACATACGCACATTACGGCAAAAATTGGGCGACGATGCCGACAATCCGCGATATATTAAAACGCATCGCAGTGTAGGTTATCGGTTTATAGGTGAATAA